Within the Miscanthus floridulus cultivar M001 chromosome 2, ASM1932011v1, whole genome shotgun sequence genome, the region gctgaattagtaagcgacccgaataacatattattttctaatcacacataccgctttttaatgtttctccttttaatgttgctcagtgtccgaagaagacatatcggtgggacgtaggtcccattcaaggttgtcgaaatggagggaaagtacctaaaacagctgGCGGAAAACAATAAATGCggattttatgtaatgtgggcaatgcttcgctacatcggcgagaaatcgaaagaagccgatacgttggtgtgtataatccccatttcatttatttctgttaatcattcaacaaaatgatatcatcttttttgaacggcagcgcaagaaatataaccgtGAAAGGCTGTtggacatggagatcgtcgcgctgCAATTCACTCTGGGCATAATTAACCGAAGACCGAAGACCGAACCGAAAAGACCGAGACCGAAAAGTTCGGTCATGAGTTCGGTCCTGGCTCCCAACTAGCCGAAGTAACCGATAGAAGTTCGGTCATATGTGTCGGTTAACCGAAGTGACCGAACTGACCGTAGTTCTGTAGACTTCGTTCGTAATGTGTGATTGTGATTTGTGAGAACTGAGAAAGTTGTGTGCTAGAACTTGTCATAATAATgtgtggtttgttttatatattaTGTTGTTATTTTTTTGCCTTCAAATAGCAAGCATGCTGTTGAAAATTGCTATAGATTCTGCTATTGTTTGTGGCTGCTACTCAGGTCCGGTTAGTTCGGTTGTGACCgagaccgaaccgaactaaccgagatcAAACTTCCTCGGTCTTCGTTTTTTGCAAAGACCGATCGGTCCCAGGTTTCTGATGACCGAACTGACCGAATGACCGAGGAACcaaaccgatcggttcggtctgACCGAATGCCCAGGGTGAGCTGCAATCAGagttggcaaaattcatcttagccgagataTTAGAAAAAGATGAAGTATTTTTCATTACACAAtccatgaagttcaaggaccagtatggcccagagcggctcgccagattattgtaagaagtccgagaagcattgcacaatctgtgaagtccgagaatatttctttttttattttgagggatcgagatcttgataaaaacatttgaactgtaaccgtaacatttgtaatatttaatattgatggacctgtcgtctaagtagcgtatataaagcgaaacccgattccacgaaaaaatataaattaaaataaattataaaacaatgaaatgcgaacgtgacatcactgctggttagcagaaaaccgacagtgttgtcgtaaatatcactgccggttagcaacaaaccgacagcgTTGTCTCAACCATCACCGCCGGTTCaaatacaaaccgacagtgttggtggaaatgaactctatcgggtggtcttatgaaccaacagtgttggtggaactaaacTCTACCGGTTGtataaagaaccggcagtgaagttgaagaacactgtcggtttatagaaatcgacagtgatagcttaccctcatcactgccggtatggttgtgccggttcaaaatccgataaTAATGGGGTGTTTTGAACCGAAGTGTAATTCTGACGTAGTGGATTGAACGATCAATATACATAATAACATGCGTGCAGGTTCTTGAGGAGATCAGGAGGCTGATGGAGTTGTACAAGCACGAGGAGACGAGCATCACCATCACCGGGCACAGCCTCGGCGCGTCGCTCGCCACCCTCAACGCCGTGGACATCGTCGCCAACGGCCTGAAcgcgcctgccgccgccgccggaccctcctcctcctcctcctcctcttccgcgCAGCCGCAGCAGCCCTGCCCGGTGACGGCCATCGTGTTCGCGAGCCCACACGGGGGGTCCCTTCTTCAAGGCCGCCTTCGCCTCGTTCGGTGACCTGAGGGCGCTGCACGTGAAGAACCAGGGCGACGTGGTGCCGCTGTACCCGCTGCTGGGGTACGTGGACGTGGCCGTGCCGCTGCCCATCCACACGGCCCGCTCGCCGTGGCTACGCCAGCCGGGCACACCGCAGACGCTCCACAACCTCGAGTGCTACCTGCACGGCGTGGCCGGGGAgcagggcagcggcggcgccgaCGACTACGGAGGAGGGTTCAGGCTAGAGGTGGACCATGACGTGGCGCTCGTCAACAAGGGCGCCGACGCGCTCAAGGACGAGTACCCCGTGGCGGCCAAGTGGCGGGTGGCCCTCAACAAGGGCATGGTCAGGGGCGCGGATGGCCGTTGGGCCCTAAAGGACTTCGAGACTGTCTGATAGATTCATATTTATTAACAAGCTGCCTCTGCATGACTCATCATGCATGTTGTAATGCACGCCTTTTTCAAGTGTCAATGTGTCATTCAGAACTCAGTGCTACAGATGCTCGTTTTGCTGCATGTTATTGAATCAAAACTTTCAGTGCTACAGATATGTAGCATTTGTACATGTCTGATCTGGCCATCTGGGATCGTTTTCAGGAAAGGTGCAGAACAAAGGCACAGCACCAGCACACCACACGCTCACGCTACCCCTCGATGTTGAACTGAAAAACTCTAAAAAAAAAAGTGAGAGGTCTGCTTCCGGTTCCGGGGGTTGTTACCTGTCTTGGCATCTGTCCTGTCAGCTCGTTGtaggttttttttccttttttttttgagagagagagaggatcagCTCGTGGGCTGAGCGGCGGTGTGGCTCTCTGGGCTCTGGCTCTGCTGAACGGCTGGACCGCAGGTGTTCTTGTGAATGTGCTCTGGCGGCGGTGTGCGTCTCTCCTGGGCCGCAGGCGGTCTGGTGAACGCGCACCTGCAAGGCAACGTAAAAGGGCGCGGTAACTAAAAGTAAAGTTAGAAGGTGTCAAATGAGAAAGTTGTATAGgtgtttgatactaataaaaaaataaattacataatccaattctacgagatgaatttattaagcctaattaatccgtctttagcatatgtttactgtatcactatattgtcaaatcatggactaatttaatttaaaagattcgtcttataaattagtcacgagctatgcaattagtttcgtaattaatttatatttaatattatatgtcaaacattcgatgagacAACGACTAAAAAGTTTGGAAGAGGAACCAAACACCGCCTAAGTAGGGCAGTAGCGAAACCCTTCAATCGACGCGCGAGGAAATAAAAAAAAGTCGGAGGATCGATCGTGATCATGTCCCTCCGGGCCCTCGGTTCTGTCCTCGTCCGGCGGTTCTCGCCACGCGGCGGGATCCCAGCGCGCGGGTGCAGGCGCAGGCGGAAACCCTAGGATTAGCTTTGCATAGGCCACTTCGGTCTCTCCCCACTTCGAGGGATCTTGACGTCGTTGACGGCGCTATCGGTGCCTTGGCCGCCACGGGTGGGATAGCTGCATTAATTGGAATTCTGTACTCCAACGGAGATGAGTCATCTTCATCTCTGGAGGTGACCGACAAGCAGGAGATCACGAACGTCGTGACTGACGTGAAGAGGCCCCCTGTTGATGATCCAGCTAACAGAGCAAAGTTCACGGATGAAGATGGCAAGGTAGCTTGGGTTCAGTACCGTGACTACATCAACTTTCTAATGCGGCATCCTGAGGTTACTGACCACGATGAGATGATTCGAAGAAGATTTCCTAAGCGCCCCACTATCAAGCTGGGGAATGTGAACACTGAGGAACAGGAGGAGGGCATGATTTGCGTCGTTGATGAGCCAGCGATGAAGGCGAGGTTTGAGGAATGGATGAAACAGTTTGGGAGGACCTACAAGAACAAGGAGGAGCAAGCTATGAGATATGAACTATTTAAGGCATGCGCAATCAGAAGTGACAAGGCCAATGCATCAAGACAGTCCAAGGCCAACGCCCGTTTTGCCCCAAAACGACCTCGCGGACTGGACCTATGAAGAGATGTATGGTCCTCGTCGCCAAAAGGATGACTCTTACTGGGAGGAGTACTTCAATGAAATCAGCCATATGTATACTGAAGGGATGATACAAGGCTATCCAAGAACGGTTGACGCTAATCAAAAGGTGGGGTGGACTGACGCTGCGAAGCAATGGTACAAGGTATTAAAAGCAAAGAAGGCAGGACTAGACgctgcaaggaaggctgagcaagCTACAGCCAGAAGGAAGAccaaaggggggggggggtgttaagCGTCATCCTTGGTGCTACCACTGAGTTAGATTCAGTGGCCGCTCATGAATGATAGCAAAGTTTCTGTAACAGCAACATAATAAATCGCCGAAGTGACAATCTCTTCTCTGTTTTTAGAAGTTATCTGTATCTGATCTTTGTTTGGTTACATTCTACTGAACACTGATACTATGTTGGAGGAGTTCTTCACTCCTTTGGATGTGATGACAATTACGTGATCCTATATTTGCTAAAGTTTGAATGAGCCATTATGGCTGCGCTCTCGGAAGAGCAAGCTGCACAGCATTTGCAGGCTGTAGCTGCATATAGCCACAGAGGAAATAGAAAATATAAGAGGAGAGCTGAAGGAAAGGAATGGTTGAAAGCTTTCTAGAGGTAAACTGACGATCTTGAAGTAGGAGTCATCTAATGGGACCGCTTGGAAGTTCCTGTCTTTTCCTGTCCGTATCCCGTTTAGGGgctttgctgttttcttttgccTGCTGAAGGCTGGAACTTGTACTGTCGTAGCTCTGTTTTGTTTGTCTAGGCGGTTTATCTACATGTCATGTGTGCTACTCGGTATCCCCAGCGGGGTTAGCGTGAGTTTGTATCGTGAACATTGCTCTCTGTAAATAGCAAAGTTTTCCTCCGTcaaaaagaaatatatataaaaggAGAGCTAGTTTGTCTCGTGAACATTGCTTTCGATAAACATGCCAACTAGTCGAGTGTTATTCTTATCCAGTACAGAAGAAGTAGATGCAGGCGATCGTCGTGTCATCAATCATCATCACTCTTACTTCTTCCGTCACAAAGAATACAATTCTCTCTTTACGAGAAGTCAAACGGTTAGAACTTTGAttaaaattattttaaaaaatattaatattcctgatacaaaattagtatcattagattagtcatagtatatatttttataataaattaatttgaaaacataaatatgaatactatttactataaagttAATTAAACTTGAGCTAATTTGATCGGCACGGATCCTGTAATTATATTCTTTTCCTGAGGAGTGAGCAATAAAAAAAAAGGAGCGTGAGAACCGCGCGCATCCATCACGACTGAGTTTTGCTTGCTTGTTTAATCGTGTAAACACGTGCACCAATAAGTTCACTGCTAGGGTAGGTTCATCCGTTCATGCTGGAGAGGTCAACGATAAGCGGGAGGATTTCGTCGTGATTCGTGCAATCGTGTTCGTGAACGGAGGATGCAGCGTCTCCGTCGTGCATTGCACCCACCCTGTCCCGCATTATGCACTGATGAAGCACTGAGCTCAACTGAATTTCGTCGGCTAGTTTCACtgttgagagagagagggagtgggagTGAGGAGGGGATAAGCAAGAGGCCCTACGTGACATGACAAAATGACAACCAATAATCCACACGCCGCCCGCCGTACGTTCTTTTGCTAGCTCGGGAGTCGCCTCGTGCTCCTCTCGCCGCGCCCACGCCACTTCACCCACCAGGGCAGGGCACCACACCATCGGTGGTGCTCCCCGCCTTTCCCAATACACACACACTCCAGTCGGGCGTGGCGGGTCAATTGGACACGGGAGGAACCAACCACCCGCACATCCCCCGCTCCAATCCCCAGTCTCCACTCGATCGGCGAGGCGCTGCGGCCGCGGGCGAATGGCGCCGGAGCCGGATGCGGAGTCGCCCGTGGTGATCCACGCGTGGTCGGCGCCGCGCTCCCTCAGCACCAGCCTCATGTACTCCTTCGCCCAGGTCGGTCCGCCGCCCCTCCTTCCCTGCTCTGTTCGCGCCTCAACGCATCCTGAGGCGCGAGAGAGGAGATCACAAACGGATGGGAACCCGTTGCAGTGCACGCGCGCTCGCTCAGCTGCAACGCAAAATGATCTCGGTGTTCCAACGAGAGGGATTGTGGTAGGCGGTAGGCCTATGCGATGCGCGTGCTCATCGCGTCCAAGGAAACTGTTGCGTTATCGAGTAATCGAGTGTCACTCTGAGCGCTGCTGCTGCTTAGCCTCGCGCCCATTTTTCTTCAGGTGCGCTAACTTAACTTGGCAACTGATTTTCGATTGCTGTTTCCTGTATGTATGCCGCCAGAGGGATGACATGGAGGTGCTTGACGAGCCTCTCTACGCAAATTTCCTGCGCGCCACCGGCGTCGACAGGCCCTACCGGCAGGAGCTCCTGTCTAAAATGGTGAGATTCGGCACCGTGCAAGGCTTAACTCTAACTGACACTTCGAATTGCCTGGAACTATGGCTTGTTTCGACTAGTGAGGCGGTTGGCAGACAGGCAACTAATTTGGTCCCGACCTTCAAGCTTTCAGGCTGCAATGCCGCTTTCATATCCTTTTCTGGCCTAAAACAGATGTCTGCATCTAGGACCATTTAGGTGGAAATTTCTCATTGTTTCAATTAATCCTGATAAATTTTGTATGGAAAATACTATCATGTACCATAATCTTTGTATGCCCCTTTTTGGCAAGAGCAGAGCATGTTTTCCCCCAGAAAATGCTGTTTACGAATTGTGTTCCTTGTGTCTAATTGAGTCACTTGGGGGGGCATTTCTGGTGCAGGACCCTGATGGAAATAAGGTTGTCAAAGAGGTGATTTTTGGCCCAGGGGATAAAAAGTATCGTTACTGCAAGGTATGATTTCAAAAACCTACTGCACAGCTTTGTGAAATGATAAGTTTTATTTATATATGATAACCCCCTTTCTTTTCTTTGAGTAGCACATCTCAAAGCAACGTCTCCCAAACCTGTCAAGCGACCTCATGAAGAAGGGAAAGCATTTCATATTGATACGTAACCCTCTAAATATACTGGTATCTGTCACCTTAAGCCTCACACATGCAGTTCACtttttttcttgttctgtttcacaaGTTTTATCTTATGACATGCCACTTTTGTGTTtgcctttcttttttttcaaaaagaaaTACCTGATGCTTTGCAAGATCTTTTTCTTTAGCAGATTTTGCTATTCTGTGCTTCACATGTGACCTAATGTGTACCACTAATAATATCCAATTCCATTATCCCAGCCATCTTTTGATAAAGTTGTTCCACCATCCTTCATGGAGCTTGGCATAGGAGAACTTGTCTCAATATACAGTGAACTATGTGGACTTGGGAGCCCACCCCCCGTGATAGATGCAGATGATCTGCAACAGGATCCTGAGGTAAATCTATGACTGGTTAATGCAGTGGTTTTATTAGAGTGACCACTGTCCATCTTATGATTCTGATCTAAGAGTAATAGATGTCATCTTCCACGATGATATAGTAAGCTGCTTTATAGGGCATGCCACTTTAGTCCTCAGCTTATATGCTACACCAACTACTTTTCCCCCTTCTTTTTGCATGAGTATGCCAACTTCTCTAGTGCTACATTAGTTCACAATTCACATCAGTTTTGATTGTCATAAATCATGAACCCTGCAATGGTAATGGTTTCATAATATTTAAATAATGTGATGCAAATGTTTGCTGGTTTCAATCCTTGTGTTGGATTTCCCATAATTTTGACATTTGCGGTCCAATGTATTCAGTTGGTTTGCACCTCACATGCAGGCTGTCTTGAGTGGACTCTGTGAGGATCTGGGCATTCCTTTCCAGCCACAAATGTTGAAGTATGTATGTTGTAGACAATACTGACACTAGTATTACACTTTTGTTGTGATATACATATGTAGTCTCATCATGTATCTGTTAGTTCAGTTGGAATTGTTTCCTCTTTTTAGATGGGAAGCTGGCCCCAAGGAATTTGATGGTATATGGGCCCCCTGGTGGTATGGGAGTGTGCACAAGTCTTCGGGTTTCTCTAAGCCTCGCCAATATCCTCTGGTAAGCttttgcacacacacacacacccaaaaaaataaaaactctctTGATCCCCATTCTCCAGTATTTATGAGCATTTTTATGCTGCATAAAATTTGCATAGCAAGTCAGTTCTACCTTGATTGGAAAGGGCATGCTGAGAAAGGTAGATGGTAAGAAGCATGCCAGTCGGTGAAAAAAATACCTAGGCAAACTTAAATATTTTACTTGGAGAAAATATGACATAAATATATACATAATTTAATAGCTTTTTGTGTTCAAGGAATCATGAGTGTTTAATTGGATGTTTAGTATGAAAATTAGTAGGGGCTGTTTTGCGAAATCTGTCCTGAGACgttgcatattttttcctttacCATATTATTCCACTGCAACGGCAAAATTTTGTGGTTGCAGATAGTGACTTATAAGAATGTCATCTGTGGTAGCAGATGGTTGATTCACGTCCTTGTCTGTATAAGGTGCTCCCATGATTAGTACATACTGAAATTCTTGGTCTCTCATTCTCTGTTTATTTTCTCCTCGAGACAAATTTTCACCCATCTTGAACTGACGTGTCACATGGCCATGTGTTCCACAGAAAACCTTAGCTGTTTATCACAATGCTGCTGGTAATTCTGAAATACACTTAAATGGTGTTCATTGACTAGCAACCAGATTTTTCAACATTCTCCTTGAAAATCCATTGCTAATACCTGAGTCATGACCATTATTTTGTGGACATTTATGCATTCTATTTAACCACCTGATGCTTCAGGGCGATGATTAATCTGTGATGGACTGTAAACAAACTGAAGCACCAATAAGAAAATTATTTGCTAGTAAATAAGTGCTTTGCAAACTACTAATGTTTTAGCATACTTCCATTTTAGTTTACCAAATTGCTATGCACTTAATCTTGTTTTGTACCATCTGGCACAGTTCTTATTTACCATGGAGTTTCTTGTTTGATTGCAGACTTTCCCATTCGCATTTTATGACCTGCTTGAGCAAAGCTTGCCTTTCTACAACATGTTGAAGCGCCAAATAAGGAAGACAAGAGGACCCTGGCAACCGCCATTACCTGACCCTCCTCTGCCTGTCCCTGCAAATAAAAACATTCTTGTTTGGGTTGGAGATGAACTTTTGCCCCGTGACAGTGCAAAGGTATATGCCACTGGTACCTTGTGGCATGCCACCATTAACATAGTAAACTCTCTACATTCTTTCTCTAATAATGTTTCTTGTAAAGGtttcagtgtttgattcagtTGTACAAGGAGGAGATGCTGTTTGGGAAGGTTTACGTATATATGATGGAAAAGTATTCAAACTAGATGAACATTTGGACAGGTGCAGTAGCTAGTTCAGTCTTCTGTCTGCATCCCATTTTCTGTTTATGGTTTATCTAACAGCTATGTTCTCTTTTTTTCTTATCTAGATTGTATGATTCTGCAAAAGCTATGGCCTTCAGAAATGTGCCTACTCGTGATTGGGTAAGCTAACCTTAGCATACGAGCTTCATGATTTCGCTGTAGATTGTATTGCAATGTAGGTGCTTGTGGTTCTCTAAAATCTGAATTCTCATTTAGAGAGGATCACTGGAAACAAATTTCAACTTTTTATTAACTGAGCTGTCATTTCACACATGCTTTGGTGCAGATTAAGGATGCCATCTTGAAGACTCTGATTGCAAATGGAATGTTTGATAATGCTCATATAAGGCTCACGCTCACCCGTGGGAAAAAGGTAAAATATAGATCAAGATTCATCACAATGTCACTTTTATAGTATGTTATCTATCACCTTCATGTTACCTGCTCGCTCATTCAATTCATTGGCTGTAATTTATCAAGCGAAGGTGACATCTGGAATGAGTCCTGGTTTCAATCTTTATGGGTGCGCCTTGATTGGTATTCATCTTTTCACCCACCTTTTTCTCTTTTTGCATCCACGTGCACCTTCTTCTCTTTGGCATCATGAGTCCACCTTTGAACACACACAAAGCATTTTCTTTCCACCATGAATTTTATTTGAGCACAAAGACACACAATAGGACATGGAATGGAAGAGTTTAAGCACCAGTGGTGTTCTTTAAGTGTTCTAAAGTCAACAGCATAACATCACATGTTCATTGACCGACCTGTAATGCACAAGCTGGTAACACTTGACTATGGTATATCTATTGCTTTACTGGCAATACATCTTGAGGAAAGGAAACTAATTCATGTCACTGTTACATGAAATTTAATTTGTATCAAGAGGTGCAATGAATGCTGTTCTGTTAGTTTCTgataaaatctttttttttgttcAGTGCTTGCAGAGTGGAAACCACCAGTGTATGATAACTCTCATGGAATAAAATTGGTTACCGCCACCACACGTCGAAATTCTCC harbors:
- the LOC136530924 gene encoding branched-chain-amino-acid aminotransferase-like protein 1, encoding MAPEPDAESPVVIHAWSAPRSLSTSLMYSFAQRDDMEVLDEPLYANFLRATGVDRPYRQELLSKMDPDGNKVVKEVIFGPGDKKYRYCKHISKQRLPNLSSDLMKKGKHFILIRNPLNILPSFDKVVPPSFMELGIGELVSIYSELCGLGSPPPVIDADDLQQDPEAVLSGLCEDLGIPFQPQMLKWEAGPKEFDGIWAPWWYGSVHKSSGFSKPRQYPLTFPFAFYDLLEQSLPFYNMLKRQIRKTRGPWQPPLPDPPLPVPANKNILVWVGDELLPRDSAKVSVFDSVVQGGDAVWEGLRIYDGKVFKLDEHLDRLYDSAKAMAFRNVPTRDWIKDAILKTLIANGMFDNAHIRLTLTRGKKVTSGMSPGFNLYGCALIVLAEWKPPVYDNSHGIKLVTATTRRNSPNSIDSKIHHNNLINNILAKIEGNLAQAEDAIMLDKDGFVSETNATNIFMVKKGIVLTPHADYCLPGITRATVMDLVVKENFVLHERCISLSEFHAADEVWTTGTMGEITPVVMIDGREIGDGEIGPVTRQIQNAYKVLTAGQGVPIPRIAEV